The Immundisolibacter cernigliae genome has a window encoding:
- the coaE gene encoding dephospho-CoA kinase (Dephospho-CoA kinase (CoaE) performs the final step in coenzyme A biosynthesis.), giving the protein MLVIGLTGGIAAGKSTATAFFQERGVPVIDADEVARDVVAAGTPGLAAVVAAFGSQILQADGTLDRRRLREVVFADPAERRRLEAILHPLIQTEIRARLQQVRGPYCILAVPLLIESAALRALVHRVLVIDVPVEVQVARLMQRDGMSAEQCQAMLAAQASRARRLEAADDVVDNATDVTALQRQLDSMHLRYLELAGQS; this is encoded by the coding sequence ATGCTGGTGATCGGTCTGACCGGCGGCATCGCGGCGGGCAAGTCCACGGCCACGGCGTTTTTCCAGGAACGTGGCGTGCCGGTCATCGACGCCGACGAGGTGGCCCGCGATGTCGTGGCCGCCGGCACGCCCGGACTGGCCGCCGTAGTCGCCGCGTTCGGTTCGCAGATACTGCAGGCCGACGGCACGCTGGACCGCCGACGACTGCGAGAGGTGGTATTTGCCGACCCGGCCGAACGGCGCCGCCTGGAAGCCATCCTGCACCCACTGATCCAGACCGAGATTCGCGCCCGCCTGCAACAGGTCCGCGGCCCTTATTGCATTCTTGCCGTGCCGCTGCTGATCGAATCGGCCGCCCTGCGCGCACTGGTACACCGCGTCCTGGTGATCGACGTACCCGTGGAAGTGCAGGTTGCACGCCTGATGCAGCGCGACGGGATGAGCGCCGAGCAGTGCCAGGCGATGCTGGCCGCGCAGGCATCCCGCGCGCGCAGGCTTGAAGCTGCGGATGACGTGGTCGACAATGCCACCGACGTTACCGCCCTGCAGCGCCAACTGGATAGCATGCATCTGCGCTATCTCGAACTGGCCGGGCAAAGCTAG
- a CDS encoding prepilin peptidase: protein MGTLLGSPALFAGVCLLLGLLVGSFLNVVVHRLPVMLQRQWQVDCGGAAAEGRYDLLAPASHCPHCKAPIAWRHNIPLLGWLWLRGRCAACKAPISARYPLLELTAGVLAAAVAVRFGPGITAVAAIGLSLTLLTLTLIDIDHMLLPDAITLPGIWAGLLVNLGGTFTDLRSAVIGAVAGYLVLWLVYHLFKWLTGKEGMGYGDFKLLALLGAWLGWQALPACILLASLVGTVYGLGAILHQGRNRQQPFPFGPFLAVAGWINLMWGEALRAAYWQAAL, encoded by the coding sequence CTGGGCACACTGCTGGGTAGCCCGGCGCTGTTTGCCGGTGTTTGTCTGCTGCTTGGGTTGCTGGTCGGCAGTTTCCTGAACGTGGTCGTGCATCGCCTGCCGGTGATGCTGCAGCGACAGTGGCAGGTCGATTGCGGCGGCGCGGCGGCAGAAGGCCGCTACGACCTGCTCGCGCCAGCCTCGCACTGCCCACACTGCAAGGCGCCGATTGCCTGGCGCCACAACATCCCCCTGCTGGGCTGGCTGTGGCTGCGCGGTCGCTGCGCCGCCTGCAAGGCACCGATATCGGCCCGTTATCCGCTGCTGGAGCTGACCGCCGGTGTGCTGGCTGCCGCGGTAGCCGTGCGCTTTGGACCCGGCATCACCGCCGTGGCGGCAATCGGCCTGAGCCTGACGCTGCTGACACTCACCCTGATCGATATCGACCACATGCTGCTGCCGGATGCGATCACGCTGCCGGGCATCTGGGCCGGTTTGCTGGTGAACCTGGGCGGCACCTTCACGGACCTGCGCTCGGCGGTCATCGGCGCGGTGGCCGGCTATCTTGTCCTGTGGCTGGTGTATCACCTGTTCAAGTGGCTGACCGGCAAGGAAGGCATGGGTTACGGCGACTTCAAGCTGCTGGCGCTGCTGGGCGCCTGGCTCGGCTGGCAGGCGCTGCCGGCGTGCATCCTGCTCGCCTCCCTGGTCGGAACCGTCTACGGCCTTGGCGCCATCCTGCACCAGGGCCGGAATCGGCAGCAGCCGTTCCCGTTCGGGCCATTTCTGGCCGTCGCCGGCTGGATCAACCTGATGTGGGGCGAAGCGCTGCGCGCGGCGTACTGGCAGGCGGCGCTGTGA
- a CDS encoding type II secretion system F family protein, which yields MAARTAARTAPSDRISTFTWNGFDRTGKRLSGQIKSADELYVREQLRKRGVLRARVRRKSALFETRQKVSAADVAYFTRQLATMLEAGVPMVSSFDIIGRGHDNPAMTELLMAIKTQVEGGLSLHEALARHPRQFNELYVNLVAAGEQAGILDGVLAKLSVYLEKSESLKRKIRSAMFYPAAVIAVGFIVTSILLVFVIPQFESLFKGFGADLPALTAWVVELSRGFRQWWWIAILVVVGAVIGSVQAHRRSERFRDFLDAAVLRIPLIGEIIRKGAVARYARTLSTMFGAGVPLVEAMDSVARAAGNVVYEKGIRQIRDEVATGSSLHVSMENTNLFAHMVNQMVSIGEESGSVDHMLGKVADFYEDEVDQMVNRLTSLMEPLIMSVLGVIVGGLVIAMYLPIFKLASVF from the coding sequence ATGGCTGCTCGCACCGCCGCTCGCACCGCACCCAGCGACCGCATCAGCACCTTCACCTGGAACGGCTTCGACCGCACCGGCAAGCGACTGTCGGGCCAGATCAAGAGCGCCGATGAACTTTACGTACGCGAGCAGCTGCGCAAGCGTGGCGTGCTGCGGGCGCGGGTGCGGCGCAAGTCGGCCCTGTTCGAGACGCGCCAGAAAGTCTCCGCCGCGGACGTCGCCTACTTCACCCGCCAGCTGGCCACCATGCTCGAAGCCGGCGTGCCGATGGTGTCCTCGTTCGACATCATCGGCCGCGGCCACGACAACCCGGCCATGACCGAACTGCTGATGGCCATCAAGACCCAGGTCGAGGGCGGCCTGAGCCTGCACGAGGCGCTTGCCCGGCACCCGCGCCAGTTCAACGAGCTGTACGTCAACCTGGTGGCGGCCGGCGAGCAGGCCGGCATCCTCGACGGGGTGCTGGCCAAGCTGTCCGTGTACCTCGAAAAATCCGAATCGCTCAAGCGCAAGATTCGCTCGGCCATGTTCTACCCGGCGGCCGTGATCGCGGTCGGCTTCATCGTCACCAGTATCCTGCTGGTGTTCGTGATCCCGCAGTTCGAGAGCCTTTTCAAGGGTTTCGGTGCCGACCTGCCAGCCCTCACCGCGTGGGTGGTCGAGTTGTCACGCGGCTTTCGCCAGTGGTGGTGGATTGCCATACTGGTGGTCGTGGGCGCCGTCATCGGCTCCGTACAGGCACATCGGCGCTCCGAACGGTTTCGTGATTTCCTGGACGCAGCCGTGCTGCGCATCCCGCTGATCGGCGAAATCATTCGCAAGGGTGCCGTGGCCCGTTATGCACGCACCCTGTCGACCATGTTCGGTGCCGGCGTGCCGCTGGTGGAAGCCATGGATTCGGTGGCCCGCGCCGCCGGCAACGTGGTCTACGAGAAAGGCATACGCCAAATCCGTGATGAGGTGGCAACCGGCAGCAGCCTGCACGTGTCGATGGAAAACACCAACCTGTTCGCGCACATGGTCAACCAGATGGTGTCGATCGGCGAGGAATCCGGCTCCGTCGATCACATGCTCGGCAAGGTAGCCGATTTTTACGAAGACGAAGTCGACCAGATGGTCAACCGCCTCACCAGCCTGATGGAGCCGCTGATCATGTCGGTGCTTGGCGTGATCGTCGGCGGCCTGGTGATCGCCATGTATCTGCCCATCTTCAAGCTCGCCTCCGTTTTCTGA
- the pilB gene encoding type IV-A pilus assembly ATPase PilB: MATPSTRLSLIGLAKRLARDGLLSEAEAAHASDIAAARETPLVAYLVETTGLDAAQIALCASSEFGLPVFDLDAFDAELLSLHGVSDQIIRKYRALPLFRRGNRLFAAVSDPTDYRALDEIKFSSGLSTEAVLVPHDKLSALLTKVLANSENQPLDEINDADLDALVVQDEENDPGAGTSNIDVDDAPVVRYVNKLLLDAISKGASDLHFEPYEKRYRVRYRVDGILREMAAPPPGLANRLAARIKVLARLDIAERRVPQDGRIKLKVSRNRAVDLRVSTCPTLYGEKIVMRVLDGGNGLLTVDELGFNPAQRELFEHNLQKPYGMVLITGPTGSGKTMTLYAGLKELNQPGINISTAEDPVEIVMEGVNQVNVNVKAGLTFAAALRSFLRQDPDVILIGEIRDLETAEIAVKAAQTGHMVLATLHTNDAPQTITRLINMGVPSYNVAAALNLIMAQRLARRLCKVCKRPLELPRQTLLKEGFGEEEIDAGLTIYEAVGCDRCTDGYKGRIGIYQVMTISDDMRKLITREASDIEIAAQAKHEGIADLIQAGLDKVREGVTSLSEIHRITKE, encoded by the coding sequence ATGGCAACTCCCAGCACCCGACTGAGCCTGATCGGGCTCGCCAAGCGCCTTGCCAGGGATGGACTGCTGAGCGAGGCAGAGGCGGCGCACGCCAGCGATATCGCGGCGGCCCGCGAGACACCCCTCGTAGCCTACCTGGTCGAGACGACAGGACTGGACGCGGCGCAGATCGCGCTGTGCGCCTCCAGCGAGTTCGGTCTTCCGGTGTTCGACCTGGACGCCTTCGACGCCGAGCTGCTCAGTCTGCACGGCGTGAGCGACCAGATCATCCGCAAATACCGCGCCCTGCCGCTTTTCCGGCGCGGCAACCGGCTGTTTGCGGCGGTGTCCGATCCGACCGACTACCGGGCCCTGGACGAGATCAAGTTCAGCTCCGGCCTGAGCACCGAGGCAGTGCTGGTGCCGCACGACAAGCTGTCGGCCCTGCTGACCAAGGTGCTTGCCAACTCCGAAAACCAGCCGCTGGACGAAATCAACGACGCCGACCTGGACGCCCTGGTCGTGCAGGACGAGGAAAACGACCCGGGCGCCGGCACCAGCAACATCGACGTCGACGACGCCCCGGTCGTGCGCTACGTCAACAAACTGCTGCTGGATGCGATCAGCAAGGGCGCTTCCGACCTGCATTTCGAACCGTATGAGAAGCGCTATCGGGTCCGCTACCGCGTGGACGGCATCCTGCGCGAGATGGCGGCGCCACCGCCGGGCCTGGCCAATCGCCTGGCGGCCCGCATCAAGGTGCTGGCGCGCCTGGACATTGCCGAGCGACGCGTGCCGCAGGACGGACGCATCAAGCTGAAGGTGTCGCGCAACCGGGCGGTGGATCTTCGTGTCAGCACCTGCCCGACCCTGTACGGCGAGAAGATCGTCATGCGCGTTCTGGACGGTGGCAACGGACTGCTGACCGTCGACGAGCTGGGATTCAACCCGGCTCAGCGGGAGCTGTTCGAACACAACCTGCAAAAGCCATACGGCATGGTGCTGATCACCGGCCCCACCGGCAGCGGCAAAACGATGACGCTGTATGCCGGGCTGAAGGAACTGAACCAACCCGGCATCAACATTTCGACCGCTGAAGACCCGGTCGAGATCGTCATGGAAGGGGTCAACCAGGTCAACGTCAACGTCAAGGCCGGTCTCACCTTTGCGGCGGCCCTGCGATCGTTCCTGCGCCAGGATCCGGACGTGATCCTGATCGGCGAGATTCGTGATCTTGAAACGGCCGAGATTGCGGTCAAGGCAGCCCAGACCGGACACATGGTGCTGGCCACGCTGCACACCAACGACGCCCCGCAGACCATCACGCGCCTGATCAACATGGGCGTGCCATCCTACAACGTGGCCGCTGCGCTGAACCTGATCATGGCGCAGCGTCTGGCGCGGCGCCTGTGCAAGGTATGCAAGCGACCACTGGAGTTGCCACGCCAGACCCTGCTCAAGGAAGGTTTCGGCGAGGAAGAAATCGACGCCGGTCTGACGATCTATGAAGCGGTCGGCTGCGACCGCTGTACCGACGGCTACAAGGGGCGTATCGGTATCTATCAGGTCATGACGATCTCGGATGACATGCGCAAGCTCATCACGCGCGAAGCCTCCGACATCGAAATCGCTGCCCAGGCCAAACACGAAGGCATCGCCGACTTGATACAGGCCGGTCTGGACAAGGTCCGCGAGGGCGTCACCAGCCTGAGCGAGATCCACCGCATCACCAAGGAATAA
- a CDS encoding efflux RND transporter periplasmic adaptor subunit, with protein sequence MRLTFIRWRGCALPVLAAVLWGCSSDKPADATEARRVSITAGIAAQRPVEVIEESVGFIDTRTSPLVAAEVAGRLVEVKVDVGQAVTAGQVLARIEAVDYQNELRSASAEASRLVALVDNQRRVVERYRSLGQDRFVSETALDEAESQLTALTEQLANARARRDMAARGVSKTAVLAPVDGVIQQRLVSKGTYVNSGDALFQIATRATLRVHLPLPETVLGRLRAGQTVYLTTPTAPGQTVTGTVTELRPVVSTGSRAGEAIVELPNPGDWSPGASVVGRVVLERRDSVVVPAVSVVLRPAGQVAYVVDGDTVRQVKVQIGERLGSEVEIVSGLTAGDRIAVDGAAYLSDGAAVNVREQGS encoded by the coding sequence ATGCGATTGACCTTCATTCGCTGGCGTGGCTGTGCGCTGCCCGTGCTGGCGGCGGTTTTGTGGGGATGCAGCAGCGACAAGCCAGCGGACGCGACCGAAGCGCGCCGGGTATCGATCACCGCCGGCATTGCCGCGCAGCGGCCGGTCGAGGTCATCGAGGAGTCGGTCGGCTTCATCGACACCCGTACCTCGCCCCTGGTGGCGGCCGAGGTCGCCGGCCGGCTGGTCGAAGTGAAGGTCGATGTCGGTCAGGCGGTCACGGCCGGCCAGGTGCTGGCACGCATCGAGGCAGTGGACTACCAGAACGAACTGCGCTCGGCCAGCGCCGAGGCCTCGCGCCTGGTTGCGCTGGTCGACAACCAGCGCCGGGTGGTGGAGCGCTATCGCAGCCTGGGTCAGGACCGTTTCGTGTCCGAGACGGCGCTCGATGAGGCCGAATCCCAGCTGACGGCACTCACCGAACAGCTGGCCAATGCCCGGGCACGGCGCGACATGGCCGCCCGCGGCGTGAGCAAAACCGCCGTGCTGGCGCCGGTGGACGGCGTGATCCAGCAGCGACTGGTGTCGAAGGGCACCTATGTGAACAGCGGCGATGCGCTGTTTCAGATCGCCACACGCGCCACGCTGCGCGTCCACCTGCCATTGCCCGAGACGGTGCTCGGTCGCCTGCGTGCCGGTCAGACCGTGTACCTGACGACCCCGACCGCCCCCGGACAGACGGTGACCGGCACGGTCACCGAGCTGCGCCCGGTGGTCAGCACCGGCAGCCGCGCCGGCGAGGCGATCGTGGAGTTGCCAAACCCGGGCGACTGGTCCCCGGGCGCCAGTGTGGTGGGACGCGTGGTACTGGAACGGCGCGATTCGGTGGTGGTGCCGGCGGTCAGTGTGGTGCTGCGCCCGGCCGGACAGGTGGCCTATGTGGTCGACGGCGACACGGTGCGGCAGGTCAAGGTGCAGATTGGCGAGCGACTGGGCAGCGAGGTCGAGATCGTCTCCGGCCTGACGGCGGGTGATCGCATCGCCGTCGATGGCGCCGCCTATCTGTCGGACGGGGCGGCGGTGAATGTCCGGGAGCAGGGCTCATGA
- a CDS encoding efflux RND transporter permease subunit, which yields MTLPEISIKRHIFALMLSLLIVLFGLISYQRIGIDRYPQIQFPAVSVITTLRGANPEVVDSAVTNVIESSVNSTPGIERIESQSLPGVSLIVVIFKLGKDVDVAFNEVQTKVSQAVERLPDDIDAPVVAKLETGSQAIMWLSLEGDRTDPQLATYARTVLKKRLETIDGVGEVQLGGVQERAIRVNVDLERAAALGVTAQDITAALANEHLQLPGGFLVGGQTEHLIKLDQEYHSVEEMQRLVVGHREGAAILLKDVAQVEDGGKDRRQAAYQSGKVSMGLGIVKISNANTVAIATEVKKRLDSEFRPALPPGMKLSIAWDDSDFINRTIGALTEHIYLGAGLAALVVFVFLVNWRATIIIALAIPVSLLAAVLIMYFMGYTLNTMTMLALLLLIGVVVDDAIVVLENIHRYMHERPGEPLRAAAEGTQQVYFAIIAATFALVCIFGPVIFMEGIIGLFFESFAVVVTAGVLASLFVAVTLTPMLCSRLLKVEVHQGRLARASFAAMERVETAYRRSLQWVLRWRWMTLLLAVLVVLPAGLLFGVIGKTFEPDVDEDGFLVSFKTPLGSSLEYSERRMRDVEALLKQQPEVRDYWSSVGIGPIGQVSQGMVFVRLVPAEQRSVHQYEVIRRVQAALGDIPGIEAFAGRVPAVQGARGEPLQFVLRGVDLTRVAGLAKDLHGKLSVEHPELGYLDLDLKLDLPQYKLEIDRVRAASLGLNAATVAQAVNLLMGGQDVAYFNDEPGDGERYDVRVKAVDGQVTRPEHLRRIYLRSTSGELVRADTVARFEERLGPALISRYDLRYAANFYAEPKVPLNEAIATVKAAVGQLPEGYTLELVRVTKDYADTVRILSGTFGLAVVLLYMVLASQFNSLVQPLIIMVAQPLAAVGALFGLWLFDMTLNIYSMIGMVLLVGLVAKNSILLVDLANQLRTDGRDVDQALLEACPVRLRPVLMTSLTIILAMLPAALGFGTGFEANGPLAVTIIGGMISSTVLTLLVVPALYSLAEHGLARLRQRRATASAVTAGSA from the coding sequence ATGACCCTGCCGGAAATCTCCATCAAGCGGCACATCTTCGCGCTCATGCTGAGCCTGCTGATCGTGCTGTTCGGTCTGATCTCCTACCAGCGCATCGGCATCGACCGCTATCCGCAGATCCAGTTTCCGGCGGTGTCGGTCATCACCACGCTGCGCGGTGCCAATCCGGAAGTCGTGGATTCGGCGGTCACCAACGTCATCGAAAGCTCCGTCAACAGCACGCCCGGCATCGAGCGCATCGAGTCGCAGTCACTGCCGGGCGTGTCGCTGATCGTGGTCATCTTCAAGCTCGGCAAGGATGTCGATGTCGCCTTCAACGAGGTGCAGACCAAGGTCAGCCAGGCCGTGGAGCGCCTGCCGGACGACATCGATGCGCCGGTGGTGGCCAAGCTCGAAACCGGCTCGCAGGCCATCATGTGGCTGTCGCTGGAGGGCGACCGGACCGACCCGCAGCTGGCCACCTACGCCCGCACGGTGCTCAAGAAGCGCCTGGAAACCATCGACGGCGTGGGCGAGGTGCAGCTGGGCGGCGTGCAGGAGCGCGCCATCCGCGTCAACGTTGATCTGGAGCGCGCCGCGGCGTTGGGCGTCACGGCGCAGGACATCACCGCCGCACTGGCCAACGAGCATCTGCAGTTGCCGGGCGGCTTCCTGGTCGGCGGCCAGACCGAACACCTGATCAAGCTGGACCAGGAATACCACTCGGTCGAGGAAATGCAGCGCCTGGTGGTCGGTCACCGCGAAGGCGCGGCGATCCTGCTCAAGGACGTGGCGCAGGTGGAGGACGGTGGCAAGGACCGTCGCCAGGCGGCCTACCAGAGCGGCAAGGTGTCGATGGGGCTGGGCATCGTCAAGATCAGCAACGCCAATACCGTGGCCATTGCGACCGAGGTGAAAAAGCGCCTCGACAGCGAGTTCCGTCCGGCGCTGCCGCCGGGCATGAAGCTGTCGATCGCCTGGGACGACAGTGATTTCATCAACCGCACCATTGGCGCCCTGACCGAGCACATTTACCTGGGCGCCGGCCTGGCGGCGCTGGTGGTGTTCGTGTTCCTGGTCAATTGGCGCGCCACCATCATCATCGCGCTGGCGATTCCGGTGTCGCTGCTGGCGGCGGTGCTGATCATGTATTTCATGGGCTATACGCTCAACACCATGACCATGCTGGCGCTGCTGCTGCTGATCGGCGTGGTGGTGGACGACGCCATCGTGGTGCTGGAGAACATCCACCGCTACATGCATGAGCGGCCGGGTGAGCCGTTGCGCGCCGCGGCGGAGGGCACGCAGCAGGTGTATTTCGCGATCATCGCGGCCACCTTTGCGCTGGTGTGCATCTTCGGGCCGGTGATCTTCATGGAAGGCATCATCGGGCTGTTCTTCGAATCCTTTGCCGTGGTGGTCACCGCCGGCGTGCTGGCTTCGCTGTTCGTGGCCGTCACGCTCACGCCGATGCTCTGTTCGCGCCTGCTGAAGGTCGAGGTCCACCAGGGCCGCCTGGCGCGGGCGAGCTTTGCCGCCATGGAGCGGGTCGAGACCGCTTACCGAAGATCGCTGCAGTGGGTACTGCGCTGGCGCTGGATGACGCTGCTGCTGGCCGTGCTGGTGGTTCTGCCGGCGGGGCTGCTGTTTGGCGTCATCGGCAAGACCTTCGAACCGGATGTCGACGAGGACGGTTTTCTGGTGAGCTTCAAGACGCCGCTGGGGTCGAGTCTCGAGTACTCCGAGCGCCGGATGCGCGATGTCGAGGCGCTGCTCAAACAGCAGCCCGAGGTGCGCGACTACTGGTCGTCGGTCGGCATCGGCCCGATCGGCCAGGTCAGCCAGGGCATGGTGTTCGTGCGGCTGGTGCCGGCCGAGCAACGTTCGGTGCATCAGTACGAGGTGATTCGCCGTGTGCAGGCTGCGCTGGGCGACATTCCGGGCATCGAGGCCTTCGCCGGGCGCGTGCCGGCCGTGCAGGGTGCCCGTGGCGAGCCGTTGCAGTTCGTGCTGCGCGGCGTCGACCTGACGCGAGTGGCCGGACTGGCCAAGGACCTGCATGGCAAGCTGTCGGTCGAGCACCCCGAGCTCGGCTACCTGGATTTGGACCTCAAGCTCGACCTGCCGCAGTACAAGCTCGAAATCGACCGCGTGCGGGCCGCCAGCCTGGGTCTGAACGCCGCCACCGTGGCGCAGGCGGTGAATCTGTTGATGGGCGGCCAGGACGTGGCCTATTTCAATGACGAGCCGGGCGATGGCGAGCGTTACGACGTGCGCGTGAAGGCAGTCGATGGGCAGGTGACGCGCCCCGAGCATTTGCGGCGCATTTACCTGCGCAGCACCAGCGGCGAACTGGTGCGTGCCGACACCGTGGCGCGCTTCGAGGAGCGGCTGGGGCCGGCGCTGATCTCGCGCTACGACCTGCGCTATGCGGCCAATTTCTACGCCGAACCGAAGGTGCCGCTGAACGAGGCCATCGCCACCGTAAAGGCGGCTGTCGGTCAGCTGCCGGAGGGCTACACGCTGGAACTGGTGCGGGTGACCAAGGACTATGCGGACACGGTGCGCATCCTCAGCGGCACCTTCGGCCTGGCGGTGGTGTTGCTGTACATGGTTCTGGCCAGCCAGTTCAACTCGCTGGTGCAGCCGCTGATCATCATGGTGGCCCAGCCGCTGGCGGCGGTCGGGGCGCTGTTCGGCCTGTGGCTGTTCGACATGACGCTGAACATCTACTCGATGATCGGCATGGTGCTGCTGGTAGGACTGGTGGCCAAGAATTCCATCCTGCTGGTGGATCTGGCCAACCAGCTGCGCACCGACGGGCGCGACGTCGATCAGGCGTTGCTGGAGGCCTGCCCGGTCCGCCTGCGCCCGGTGTTGATGACCTCGCTGACCATCATTCTGGCCATGCTGCCGGCGGCGCTGGGCTTTGGCACCGGCTTCGAGGCCAACGGACCGCTGGCGGTGACCATCATCGGCGGCATGATCAGCTCGACCGTGCTTACCCTGCTGGTGGTGCCGGCGCTGTACTCATTGGCCGAGCACGGGCTGGCACGCCTGCGTCAAAGGCGTGCCACTGCGTCGGCGGTGACAGCCGGATCGGCATGA
- a CDS encoding ArsR/SmtB family transcription factor: protein MLKAIGNTHRLLVLCALAQQPMAVCDLNRRVPIAQSALSRHLARLRSAGLVVAQRDGPRIRYALANARTRRLIEAVCTEYRIRGFVADSAAAPAGRIHADPAVTADAVARL from the coding sequence ATGCTAAAGGCAATCGGCAACACCCATCGCCTGCTCGTACTGTGCGCGCTGGCGCAGCAGCCCATGGCCGTGTGCGATCTGAACCGCCGGGTGCCGATCGCCCAGTCGGCGCTCTCGCGGCATCTGGCACGCCTGCGCAGTGCCGGGCTGGTGGTCGCCCAGCGCGACGGCCCAAGGATCCGCTATGCGCTGGCCAACGCCCGAACCCGCCGGCTGATCGAAGCGGTGTGCACCGAATACCGGATACGCGGTTTCGTGGCGGACTCGGCCGCGGCCCCAGCCGGCCGCATTCATGCCGATCCGGCTGTCACCGCCGACGCAGTGGCACGCCTTTGA
- a CDS encoding MBL fold metallo-hydrolase codes for MGYEVQTFFDPPTGSWSYLVADARSRQAVIIDPVLDYDAAAARTGRSGADHLLQAVRERELEVAWILETHAHADHLTAAAYLREQLGAPLAVGAGICQVQQTFARIFNLGDGFPRDGSQFDRLLQDGDSLPLGDLAIRVMATPGHTGDSMSYLIGDAVFIGDTLFMPDVGSARCDFPGGDAATLYHSVQRLYALGGPMRMFVCHDYPPTDRQAQCQTTVAAQRAGNIHLRDGIDLDAFVALRTARDATLPVPRLLLPAIQVNIRAGQMPPPDDNGTAYLKLPVNIL; via the coding sequence ATGGGTTATGAAGTGCAGACGTTCTTTGATCCGCCGACCGGCAGCTGGTCGTATCTGGTCGCCGATGCCCGCAGTCGACAGGCCGTCATCATCGACCCGGTCCTGGACTACGACGCCGCGGCGGCGCGCACCGGCAGGAGCGGTGCCGATCACCTGTTGCAGGCGGTGCGCGAGCGCGAGCTGGAGGTGGCCTGGATTCTGGAGACCCATGCCCACGCCGATCACCTGACCGCCGCCGCGTATCTGAGGGAGCAGCTCGGCGCACCACTGGCTGTGGGCGCAGGCATCTGCCAGGTGCAGCAGACCTTCGCCCGCATCTTCAACCTCGGTGACGGGTTCCCAAGGGACGGCTCGCAGTTCGATCGCCTGCTGCAGGACGGCGACAGCCTGCCGCTGGGCGATCTCGCCATCCGGGTCATGGCCACGCCGGGGCACACCGGCGACAGCATGAGCTACCTGATCGGCGATGCCGTGTTCATCGGCGATACGCTGTTCATGCCGGACGTGGGCAGCGCGCGCTGCGACTTTCCGGGTGGCGATGCGGCCACGCTGTACCACTCGGTGCAGCGGCTGTACGCGCTGGGCGGTCCGATGCGCATGTTCGTCTGTCACGATTACCCGCCCACGGACCGCCAGGCGCAGTGCCAGACCACCGTTGCGGCCCAGCGTGCCGGCAACATCCACCTTCGCGACGGCATTGACCTGGACGCCTTCGTGGCCCTGCGCACGGCGCGTGACGCCACGCTGCCGGTGCCCCGCCTGCTGCTGCCAGCCATCCAGGTCAACATCCGCGCCGGTCAAATGCCACCGCCGGACGACAACGGTACGGCCTATCTGAAGTTGCCCGTGAACATCCTGTGA
- a CDS encoding YeeE/YedE family protein: MSQFTPYTALGGGLLIGLAAVLLLYLNGRIAGISGILNGALVRHAGDTAWRVAFIAGMLAGGAAFWWLTPHAFAPRQGFPVGLLLAAGFLVGFGTRLGSGCTSGHGVCGLGRRSLRSLVATMTFVGCGMLTVYITRHLLGVQP; this comes from the coding sequence GTGAGTCAGTTCACCCCGTACACCGCCCTTGGCGGTGGCCTTTTGATCGGTCTGGCGGCCGTGCTGTTGCTGTACCTGAACGGCCGCATCGCCGGCATCAGCGGCATCCTGAACGGCGCCCTGGTGCGTCATGCCGGCGACACCGCGTGGCGCGTGGCCTTCATCGCCGGCATGCTGGCCGGCGGCGCGGCATTCTGGTGGCTGACGCCGCACGCCTTTGCGCCGCGCCAGGGCTTCCCGGTCGGACTGTTGCTGGCGGCGGGCTTTCTGGTCGGGTTTGGCACCCGTCTTGGCAGCGGCTGCACCAGCGGTCATGGCGTGTGCGGCCTGGGCCGGCGCTCGTTGCGCTCGCTGGTGGCGACGATGACCTTCGTCGGCTGCGGCATGCTCACTGTGTATATAACGCGCCACCTGCTCGGGGTGCAGCCGTGA
- a CDS encoding YeeE/YedE family protein, translated as MRRVLAAVLCGVLFGVGLALAQMIDPNKVLAFLDLAGTWDPSLILVMGGGAGVTALLFPWVLRRSRPRLDSQFHLPAKRRVDGQLLSGAALFGIGWGLAGYCPGPALVALTLGTAEPWLFVAAMIAGSLACKVWLDGGR; from the coding sequence GTGAGGCGGGTGCTGGCGGCGGTGCTGTGCGGTGTGTTGTTCGGGGTGGGACTCGCGCTGGCGCAGATGATCGACCCGAACAAGGTGCTCGCCTTCCTGGACCTGGCTGGCACCTGGGATCCGAGCCTGATCCTGGTCATGGGCGGCGGCGCCGGTGTTACCGCGTTGTTGTTCCCGTGGGTGTTGCGCCGGTCGCGGCCGCGGCTGGACAGCCAGTTTCATTTACCGGCCAAGCGGCGGGTGGACGGCCAGCTGCTCAGTGGCGCTGCGCTGTTTGGCATCGGCTGGGGACTGGCCGGGTACTGTCCCGGTCCGGCGCTGGTCGCGCTGACGCTGGGTACCGCCGAGCCGTGGTTGTTTGTCGCGGCCATGATCGCCGGCTCGCTGGCGTGCAAGGTATGGCTGGACGGCGGTCGCTGA